The Heyndrickxia acidicola sequence TAAAACCATTATAGATCAACTTCCGCGTGACATGGAGATGATGTCTGTCATAAGGACAGCAATATCGGCACTCGGCGTTTCGAGATTTTCCTGGAAGCCGAAAATCGGGGAAGCCATTGAACTGACAGCCAAGGTACCTACCATTATTGCTTATCGGAAAAGAGCACTTGAGGGGCTTGAAGAAGTTGAACCAAACGATCAATTTGGCCATGTGAAAAACTATTTGTATATGTTAACGGGAGAAGAGCCTTCTGATGTCCATGTAAAAGCGCTTGAAACCTATATGGTGTTAACACTTGAGCACGGCATGAATGCCTCAACATTTTCAGCGAGGGTGACAGCCTCAACGGAGTCGGAGATGGTGTCTGCGATTACATCAGCTATTGGAACAATGAAAGGTCCCTTGCATGGGGGAGCGCCTTCAGATGTTACGAAAATGCTGAATGAAATTGGAGAAAAGGAAAAGGCGGAACCGTGGCTGCGGAGAAAATTGGAGAAGGGTGAACGCCTAATGGGATTTGGGCACCGTGTTTATAAAACCAAGGACCCAAGAGCCATTGCATTAAGGCAGAAGGCGCTGGAAATTGGAAGTGAGGATCCATGGCTGGCATTGGCTTTGCACGTTGAGGAAACTGGCAACCGTTTGTTAGAGGAATACAAGCCAGGACGTAAGCTGTATACGAATGTGGAGTTCTATGCAGCAGCGGTCATGCGGACCATTAATATGGACGATGAGTTATTTACTCCAACCTTTACTGCCAGCAGGATTGTCGGCTGGGCTGCCCATGTTCTTGAGCAGGCTGACCACAATGTCCTCTTCCGTCCGGAATCAGAATACATTGGCAAATTTCCCGCGGACAAAACGGCTGCATCGCACTAAAGCACTAAGGGGGTCTGACCCTTGCACTGATTTAACGCATTAACCCAATAAAGCAATATCGATGGTATAGAGGGATGCCTGTCCTTAAGGGGAATGGGATTGTCATTACTTTCACGCACTAACGCAAAGAAGGGGTCAGACCCCTTCTTTGCGTTAGTGCACTAAATTATTATTTTTTTCGCCCAATAACAGCTGCTAAGAAAATGATGACTGCAAGTACCATGGCGGTATAGGCTACTATGGCCGATGAGTGCAGGTCTTTGACGAAAATTCCGATGTAGGCCCAGACAAAGACCAGTGGATAAACCCAATCTTGATTTCGATATCGAAATTGAATGGCAATGACAGCTCCGACTAAAAGCATAAGCAATGTCCAAATCACATCAGGAGTACCGAGGATAAGCAATCTAAGGTATGCCAGGGTATAGCTCAAATTTGCTATAGTCGCTACACTCACCCAACCAAGGTATACAGAGTAAGGCACCCGTCCCCAAAAAGTATCTCCAATCCTGTTTATTCTCCTATATATGGCGGCCAATGTAACAAGCAGTCCGATGATAACCAACACGCATATAACAAAATAATTATATTGCCAGAGGAAAATCCAGGCGCAGTTTAGAATACAGCTCAAAATGAAAAGCGGGCTTGTTTTTCTGTAAATCTCTGATTTCCGGTACTTTTTTAAAAGCATTCGAAACACCCACACAGCTAGCAGCAGGTAAATGACTCCCCAAATACTGAATACATATCCTGCAGGTGTAAACAGGACGGGAATCCTATTTGAAATTTCCTGTGTAGTCTGTCCATTAAGCGGCAGATAAATGGCCAAACCATTTACCACAATGACTAAAAGATACGCCAGAAGATTGAAAAAAAAGAGCATCTCGCGAAATCATCCCTTCGATCTAAGTATTAGTGTGTCCGGGGTTTAAAAGTCTTTTCTTAAAGGATTTCTGCATCTTCATCTGCAGGATCAGCTTAAACGGTCATGCAATTACGCTCTCAATAGCCTTAACATGGAACAAAGCCTGAAAAATAATGCTCTATAAAAAAATAAAATCGATTGCTACATAGTATGCTCGTACTAGGCAATCGATTTCAATTTTTACCGCTGGATTGAAAATTGCTGGAAAACGGTATGGGATGGAACGGGGTAATGCTCCTGTCCGGAGATTTTGTTAATAATTCTTTGGTTGCGCTGAACGGCAAGCTCTAAATCATCAGCACCCGTTGCAGCAACATGCTCTAAATTTGTGAGAGAAAAGAGCCTGTGCGGACGTTCTTTTTTAAATACAACCTCATAATCCTTTGTAACTTTAAATCGTTTTTCATCCTCCCATACAATCTTTTCCTTAAGCGGATTAATCCATGCTGGCACATTTGGCCTGTAGCCTGTAGCTAAAACAACTTTCTCAGTAGGGTAATGGAAGGTGATATCCTCCTGTGTATGCCTGCATTGTAAACGGTAGGAACCGGCCTCAATTTCATAGCCTACCAGCTCAATCAAAGGCTGAATGGTTACCTTTAATTCCAGGCCGCCAATGGAACGGCGGTAAAGTAAGTCATAGATGGACTTCAAGGTTTCCGGACTGATTCCATTGCGGAGCGTATGAAGCTTGGGAAGGATCTTCATCCTTTCTGACAGTGGAAGATCATGATAATAATCCACGAACTCAGGCGAAAATACTTCTTCACTCAGCTTGCCGGATTCAAGCTGCATAAATCCAGAAGAGCGTGTGAACCAGGTTAAATGATATTTGTATATGTCCTGTTCAAGTAGAAGGTTGTGGAAGGTTTCAGCTGCGCTCTGGCCGGACCCGATTACGGTAATGGATGCCGATTTTTTTAATTCCTTTTCATAGTAAAGGTACTGGCTTGAGTGAATGATATCCGCTGAAGGTGCACTCTCAAACCCATCCGGCACAATAGGGATAGAGCCGGTGCCAAGTACAATATTTCGAGCAAAATAATGTTCGGTTGCGTGTGTCTGTGTATCTTCAATCACTGCTTCATAGCAGTCATCATGATCGATGAGTTCAATTACTTTTTTTCCAAAAAGACACTGCTCCAGCTGCTCAGCTACCCATTTGGAATAAGCCTGATATTCTTTTCTTGGAATCTCCAAATGTTTATAAAAATAAAAATGATAGAGCCTGTTATGTTTAAATAAGTAGTTCAAATAGGAGTAGTTGCTTGTCGGATCGGCAAAGGTCACAAGATCAGCGAGAAAAGAAACCTGCATATCAGTTCCTTCGATCATCATGCCCGGATGCCAGTCAAATTGTGTTTTTTGTTCGAAAAAGAGTGCACTGATTTCCTCAAGCGGATCGGTCAAGGCAGCTAGGCTTAAGTTAGACGGACCAATCCCAACACCAATGAGGTCATAAATTTTTTCAGGGATCATGTCTCTCACATCCTTCAATAAAATTTATTTATGTATAGACTTTTTAATGGAAAAAAAGTGATTTGATGAGGCTTCTGCTAAAACCTTAACTCAATATACTAAAGCGAAAAGAGTTCTATGAATTAAACTTAAAAAAAGAAAAAGCCCCCCTTATGGAAGCTGTAAAGTATAAGGGTGTTGAGTTGTAGGCATTTTACAGCTCATAAAAAGGGGGTGAGGGGTAAGTGCAATTAGCAAGTAAAGAAAAGCATGTGCTAAAGACTATAACCAGTCTGAAGCAGGTATTTTATTTAGAGAAAAGATCCTTTGCTTGTCCAACCTTTTCCTGGACTTTTCCTTTTGCATTATCTGCGTGTCCTTCAGCTACTTTGCTGTCATCATTCGTCATTTTGCCGTAGCCTTTTTTTACTTCACCTTTTAATTGGTTGCCTTTCCCTTTCAATTTGTCATCAAGACCATTATTGTTTGTCATGATACAATTCCTCCTTCAATATATTTAAAAATCATAAATACATTTTAAAATTAAGGCATGTCCGCCTGCCTTGCATAACCTATTCCCGTGGGATAGAAGAAATAAACATTAAAAAAATTTACCCAATTAACGCACGAAAGGGGTCTGACCCCTTTCGTGCGTTAATGTATAAAAGAACAAAGAATATGCCAATAATCCGGCTTTTATGGTTTGTCTTTGTTTGGTAAAATGAATTAATAGAAAAATCAATAAATAATAAGGTGAACTCTGCTTGCAGAAGTAAAGGAGCTGAAAAATGAACGGAAAGAGGAACCAACTAATCTTTTTTGGCGTTAGTACAGCATTTATTGTAGCGGGTATTGCAATAGCATTATATTGGATTCATTTGGCTCATAAATAAAATGGCTCAACAGAGGCTTGAGCGTAATGACCTCGTTTCCGAAATGGAAGGGAGGATTTTTTATGTGCCTTTATCTTGTTTTGGAAAGGAAAGGCACTGTTTGTAAACCTTTGTACAATAGAAGCTCTCTATGGTGTAAAAAAGATGCCAAGAAGATTTGCAGAACATGCTTTATGCAACAACGAAAATAACAATTTTAGCTAGTATGGCCTTTGGGGCGAGAGGTGAATGCTTTAGTCTGCTAAAGGGGTTTGATCCCTTTTGTACGTTAATGTAGCAGAGTGGTGAGATAACAGTTTTTATTCCAGATAGGATATTGTATAATATTTTTGAATATATTAATCATTCTGCGAGGTGGTTTATTTGCCAAGAAAACCGCGTGTGTGGTATCCCGGTGCGACCTACCACATAACGGCCAGAGGGGTTCGCAAGATGGATATATTTCTGGATACCCTCGATTTTCAAACTTATTTAAAATACCTTCTTGATGTCCGCGCCAGACACCCCTACACACTTCATGCCTACTGTTTAATGAACAATCATCTCCATCTTCAGCTTGAAACGGTAAAAACTCCTCTTGATATCATCATTAAAGATCTTCATTCCCAATACGCCATTTATTTCAATAAGCGTTATGATGCGCATGGACACGTATTTCAAGGCAGATATGGAGCTGAAATAATTGAAAATTATCCGTACTTCCTTAAGGTGAGCTCTTATATCCATTTAAATCCAGTGGCGGCCAGCATGGTGAAAAGGCCAGAGGATTACCGTTGGAGCAGCTATTCAGCTTATATAGCTGCTGCAGACACTAAAAACCCCTATGTCAGTATGGAAAAAACACTGTCTTATTTTTCTGCTCCCCATTCAGCAAACCCGCAAAAACCTCCAAGACAGCACTATAAAGCATTTGTGGAAGCATTAGGGGGCCAAGCCCAAACTATCTTAGTGAACTAAGATGGTTTTTTAGTGCTGTAAAGCGTAGAAGGGGTCAGACCCCTTCTACGCTTTACAGTAAAAAAGCAATCAATCGCTTGTTTAAAATGGGGGAGGTTGAGGGAACATTAAGGTGTAAGTAGTGTACAGCTAGAAAGGTGGTTTATCAGTTTGAGTGGAATACTTTTAGCCATTATTGCGGCCATTGCCTGGGGAAGTATTGTGCTGGTCAGCAATAAGTTAGGCGGAGATGCTAACAGCCAAACGATTGGAACAACGTTTGGTGCACTTATTTTTGCAGCAGGTGTTTATATTTTCACCACTCCGCATATGTCTGCACTTGTATGGAGCGTCGGTATTATATCCGGTATCTTCTGGACCATAGGCCAGAAAAATCAGTATGGTACCGTTAAATTTCTTGGGGTAGCCAAGACAGTGCCCATGTCGACGGGTTTGCAATTAATCGGAACGACCATATTTGGCGCACTTCTTTTCCATGAATGGAAAACGAAAACTCAAGTAATCGTTGGAATTTTGGCTTTGGCATGTATCATTGCAGGAGCTGCCCTGACTTCATTTGGACAAAAAACCGAAGAAAAAGACGGAGGCAAGGACTTAAAAAAGGGCCTCATGATTCTTCTCGTTTCAACGGTTGGATATGTGGTATATGTGGTAATTGTGAAATGGTTTAATATC is a genomic window containing:
- a CDS encoding citrate synthase/methylcitrate synthase; amino-acid sequence: MIQHGLKGVIAAETAISYINGEKGELIYRGYEAKDIALHYTFEEAAYLLWYGKLPNENDLNVLDKELKAGRELPDYVKTIIDQLPRDMEMMSVIRTAISALGVSRFSWKPKIGEAIELTAKVPTIIAYRKRALEGLEEVEPNDQFGHVKNYLYMLTGEEPSDVHVKALETYMVLTLEHGMNASTFSARVTASTESEMVSAITSAIGTMKGPLHGGAPSDVTKMLNEIGEKEKAEPWLRRKLEKGERLMGFGHRVYKTKDPRAIALRQKALEIGSEDPWLALALHVEETGNRLLEEYKPGRKLYTNVEFYAAAVMRTINMDDELFTPTFTASRIVGWAAHVLEQADHNVLFRPESEYIGKFPADKTAASH
- a CDS encoding TspO/MBR family protein, whose translation is MLFFFNLLAYLLVIVVNGLAIYLPLNGQTTQEISNRIPVLFTPAGYVFSIWGVIYLLLAVWVFRMLLKKYRKSEIYRKTSPLFILSCILNCAWIFLWQYNYFVICVLVIIGLLVTLAAIYRRINRIGDTFWGRVPYSVYLGWVSVATIANLSYTLAYLRLLILGTPDVIWTLLMLLVGAVIAIQFRYRNQDWVYPLVFVWAYIGIFVKDLHSSAIVAYTAMVLAVIIFLAAVIGRKK
- a CDS encoding lysine N(6)-hydroxylase/L-ornithine N(5)-oxygenase family protein → MIPEKIYDLIGVGIGPSNLSLAALTDPLEEISALFFEQKTQFDWHPGMMIEGTDMQVSFLADLVTFADPTSNYSYLNYLFKHNRLYHFYFYKHLEIPRKEYQAYSKWVAEQLEQCLFGKKVIELIDHDDCYEAVIEDTQTHATEHYFARNIVLGTGSIPIVPDGFESAPSADIIHSSQYLYYEKELKKSASITVIGSGQSAAETFHNLLLEQDIYKYHLTWFTRSSGFMQLESGKLSEEVFSPEFVDYYHDLPLSERMKILPKLHTLRNGISPETLKSIYDLLYRRSIGGLELKVTIQPLIELVGYEIEAGSYRLQCRHTQEDITFHYPTEKVVLATGYRPNVPAWINPLKEKIVWEDEKRFKVTKDYEVVFKKERPHRLFSLTNLEHVAATGADDLELAVQRNQRIINKISGQEHYPVPSHTVFQQFSIQR
- a CDS encoding CsbD family protein, with product MTNNNGLDDKLKGKGNQLKGEVKKGYGKMTNDDSKVAEGHADNAKGKVQEKVGQAKDLFSK
- a CDS encoding transposase, producing the protein MPRKPRVWYPGATYHITARGVRKMDIFLDTLDFQTYLKYLLDVRARHPYTLHAYCLMNNHLHLQLETVKTPLDIIIKDLHSQYAIYFNKRYDAHGHVFQGRYGAEIIENYPYFLKVSSYIHLNPVAASMVKRPEDYRWSSYSAYIAAADTKNPYVSMEKTLSYFSAPHSANPQKPPRQHYKAFVEALGGQAQTILVN
- a CDS encoding GRP family sugar transporter, with the protein product MSGILLAIIAAIAWGSIVLVSNKLGGDANSQTIGTTFGALIFAAGVYIFTTPHMSALVWSVGIISGIFWTIGQKNQYGTVKFLGVAKTVPMSTGLQLIGTTIFGALLFHEWKTKTQVIVGILALACIIAGAALTSFGQKTEEKDGGKDLKKGLMILLVSTVGYVVYVVIVKWFNINGWSAILPQAIGMVLSGIVLTIRHHPFNKFAARNLLTGLIWATGNLTLLLSLPSIGVATSFSLSQTGIVISTLGGIFLLGEKTSKKQVISVIIGCLLIIAGGVMVGLTKK